A window of Streptomyces armeniacus contains these coding sequences:
- the mug gene encoding G/U mismatch-specific DNA glycosylase → MAAPGLRVLFCGINPGLYSAATGHHFARPGNRFWPVLHAAGFTPRQLAPWEERELLGYGLGITNVVARASARADELSHEEYVEGGRALEGRVRRWRPRWLAVVGVTAYRAAFDDRRAQVGPQERTVGGTRIWVLPNPSGLNAHWSAADMAAEYGRLRAAAEDGYAGAGG, encoded by the coding sequence GTGGCGGCGCCGGGGCTGCGCGTGCTGTTCTGCGGGATCAACCCGGGCCTGTACTCCGCCGCCACCGGCCACCACTTCGCCCGCCCCGGAAACCGCTTCTGGCCCGTCCTGCACGCCGCCGGCTTCACGCCGCGACAGCTCGCGCCCTGGGAGGAACGCGAACTCCTCGGCTACGGGCTGGGCATCACCAACGTGGTCGCGCGGGCCAGCGCCCGGGCGGACGAGCTGAGCCACGAGGAGTACGTCGAGGGCGGGCGCGCCCTGGAGGGCAGGGTGCGGCGGTGGCGGCCGCGCTGGCTGGCCGTGGTCGGAGTGACGGCCTACCGGGCGGCGTTCGACGACCGGCGGGCCCAAGTGGGGCCGCAGGAGCGGACGGTCGGCGGCACCAGGATCTGGGTGCTGCCCAACCCCAGCGGGCTCAACGCCCACTGGTCCGCGGCGGACATGGCCGCCGAGTACGGGCGGCTGCGCGCGGCCGCGGAAGACGGGTACGCGGGCGCCGGGGGCTAG
- the purB gene encoding adenylosuccinate lyase, producing the protein MTEKPRIPNVLAGRYASTELAVLWSPEHKVRLERRLWLAVLRAQRDLGIEVPDGALAAYERVLEQVDLASIAEREKVTRHDVKARIEEFNALAGHEQIHKGMTSRDLTENVEQLQIRLSLEHVRDRTVALLARLGKLAAEHAELVLTGRSHNVAAQATTLGKRFATAADELLAAHERLEDLIGRYPLRGIKGPVGTAQDMLDLLGGDQERLAELERRTAGHLGFPRAFTSVGQVYPRSLDYDVVTALVQLAAAPSSLAKTIRLMAGQELVTEGFKEGQVGSSAMPHKMNTRSCERVNGLAVVLRGYASMTGELAGDQWNEGDVSCSVVRRVALPDAFFAYDGLLETFLTVLDEFGAFPAVVARELDRFLPFLATTKVLMGSVRAGVGRETAYQAIKEHAVAAALELRAGAERNGLLDRLAADTRVPLDRGELDALMADRLSFTGAAAQQVAAVVARIEDVTKRYPEAAAYTPGSIL; encoded by the coding sequence GTGACTGAGAAGCCCCGCATCCCGAACGTCCTTGCCGGCCGCTACGCCTCCACGGAGCTGGCCGTCCTGTGGTCCCCCGAGCACAAGGTGCGGCTGGAGCGGCGGCTGTGGCTCGCCGTGCTCCGCGCGCAGCGGGACTTGGGCATCGAGGTGCCCGACGGCGCGCTCGCCGCCTACGAGCGGGTGCTGGAGCAGGTCGACCTGGCGTCGATCGCGGAGCGCGAGAAGGTCACGCGGCACGACGTGAAGGCCCGTATCGAGGAGTTCAACGCGCTCGCCGGGCACGAGCAGATCCACAAGGGCATGACGTCGCGCGACCTCACCGAGAACGTCGAGCAGCTGCAGATCCGGCTCTCCCTGGAGCACGTACGGGACCGTACGGTCGCCCTCCTCGCCCGGCTGGGCAAGCTCGCGGCGGAGCACGCCGAGCTGGTGCTGACGGGCCGTTCCCACAACGTGGCGGCGCAGGCGACGACACTCGGCAAGCGCTTCGCGACCGCCGCCGACGAGCTGCTGGCCGCGCACGAGCGGCTGGAGGACCTCATCGGCCGCTACCCGCTGCGCGGCATCAAGGGCCCGGTCGGCACCGCTCAGGACATGCTGGACCTGCTCGGCGGCGACCAGGAGCGGCTGGCCGAGCTGGAACGGAGGACCGCCGGGCACCTCGGCTTCCCGCGCGCGTTCACCTCGGTCGGCCAGGTGTATCCGCGGTCGCTGGACTACGACGTGGTCACCGCGCTCGTCCAGCTGGCCGCCGCCCCCTCGTCGCTGGCGAAGACGATCCGGCTGATGGCCGGGCAGGAGCTGGTGACGGAGGGCTTCAAGGAGGGCCAGGTCGGCTCCTCCGCGATGCCGCACAAGATGAACACCCGCTCGTGCGAGCGCGTCAACGGGCTCGCGGTCGTGCTGCGCGGCTACGCATCGATGACGGGCGAGCTGGCGGGCGACCAGTGGAACGAGGGCGACGTCTCCTGCTCGGTCGTACGCCGGGTGGCGCTGCCGGACGCGTTCTTCGCGTACGACGGGCTGCTGGAGACGTTCCTGACGGTGCTCGACGAGTTCGGCGCCTTCCCCGCCGTCGTCGCCCGCGAACTGGACCGGTTCCTGCCGTTCCTGGCCACCACCAAGGTGCTGATGGGGTCGGTGCGGGCGGGAGTCGGGCGTGAGACCGCGTACCAGGCCATCAAGGAGCACGCCGTCGCGGCGGCGCTGGAGCTGCGCGCCGGCGCCGAGCGCAACGGGCTGCTGGACCGGCTGGCCGCCGACACCCGCGTCCCGCTGGACCGCGGGGAACTGGACGCGCTGATGGCCGACCGGCTGTCCTTCACGGGCGCGGCGGCCCAGCAGGTGGCGGCGGTCGTGGCACGGATCGAGGACGTCACCAAGCGGTATCCGGAGGCCGCCGCGTACACACCGGGGTCGATCCTCTGA